One genomic window of Haloarchaeobius salinus includes the following:
- a CDS encoding glutathione S-transferase family protein, whose protein sequence is MHMLVDGEWQTEAYESTNEDGEFDRQETAFRDRVRDEPGAEFRPEAGRYHLYQSRACPWAHRAVVVRRLLGLEDVVSMDVVDPYREAHGWQFTPTKDGCTADTVNGADYLHEVYTAADPSFTGRVTVPVLWDRETGTIVNNESEEIIKMLADAFDEYGRHDVDLYPEDLRDEIDQVIDDIYDPINNGVYRAGFADAQSAHEDAVAELFDALEHWDDVLSDQRYLVGDRLTLADVCLFTTLVRFDEVYHTHFKCNVRRLVDYENLWGHTRELYQLPGVAETVNMDHIKEHYYTTHTDLNPKQLVAVGPEPAFDDPHGRDELPADPPAALRE, encoded by the coding sequence ATGCACATGCTCGTCGACGGGGAGTGGCAGACGGAGGCCTACGAGAGCACCAACGAGGACGGCGAGTTCGACCGCCAGGAGACGGCGTTCCGTGACCGGGTCCGCGACGAACCCGGCGCGGAGTTCCGTCCCGAGGCAGGCCGCTACCACCTCTACCAGTCCCGGGCCTGTCCGTGGGCGCACCGGGCTGTCGTCGTGCGCCGCCTGCTCGGACTGGAGGACGTCGTCAGCATGGACGTGGTCGACCCGTACCGCGAGGCACACGGCTGGCAGTTCACACCCACGAAGGACGGCTGTACCGCCGATACAGTCAACGGCGCGGACTACCTGCACGAGGTGTACACCGCGGCCGACCCGTCGTTCACCGGGCGAGTCACCGTCCCGGTCCTCTGGGACCGCGAGACGGGCACCATCGTGAACAACGAGTCCGAGGAGATCATCAAGATGCTCGCCGACGCCTTCGACGAGTACGGACGGCACGACGTCGACCTCTACCCGGAGGACCTGCGCGACGAGATCGACCAGGTCATCGACGACATCTACGACCCCATCAACAACGGCGTGTACCGGGCCGGGTTCGCCGATGCACAGTCCGCCCACGAGGACGCGGTCGCGGAGCTGTTCGACGCGCTGGAACACTGGGACGACGTGCTCTCCGACCAGCGGTATCTGGTCGGGGATCGGCTCACCCTCGCCGACGTCTGTCTGTTCACGACGCTCGTCAGGTTCGACGAGGTGTACCACACGCACTTCAAGTGCAACGTCCGCCGCCTCGTCGACTACGAGAACCTCTGGGGGCACACCCGGGAGCTGTACCAGCTCCCCGGCGTCGCCGAGACGGTGAACATGGACCACATCAAGGAGCACTACTACACGACCCACACCGACCTCAACCCGAAGCAGCTCGTGGCGGTCGGTCCGGAGCCGGCGTTCGACGACCCCCACGGCAGGGACGAACTGCCCGCCGACCCACCGGCGGCGCTGCGCGAGTAA
- a CDS encoding vWA domain-containing protein, translating into MSSTTPRFDPSERRAASAIVGLVLLFGMVLIGAGLILMASMTATEEVQQQNELNNAELSLQEASVRLRTLSYQDSDDVASFELTGRDSDDVRIESNGNLTFQLNGEAACTARMELGSIIYRNDQGQSVAYQAGGVWRDSGDGVSIVSPPDLTYQTDQLDGRNVSSLDFPVTNVRGNLQSASNEVTARQVDDGGPGFDQQLCLPVSENSTIDRVRSMTITVSNNTYYEAWERYLDTEFGDQVLDKEVDHTNQTLRYTVPLGQDLSPDEFTVDNAAILGGFYSGSAAGEINFKNGGLIDSYDGSQGTYASQPENWGEGNVYTNGRVDVTSGDINGTVYSGGGVELRGSYRVTGDVYFNNSTGSGLTTTGGGTIGGTTDNGTHIPPLPSVDERIEAALNTTADANHNNRTDVIENNQTTLSTGATETLDSPGVYYLDSLTVPEDATLVLDTNDGDIVLAVEGNVDVAPDAEIRVQGEGQVRVFAGGESGDQLSLDSSKVGVHDGTQYTNRSDGFWFYCKSGCSGEFLDDSEFTGVVYGPGNAGGEFGIGRDSEVFGVLAVDSIDTTAGNNGVGNTRAELHFDTSVQTAEFDRDGDGTPDSEEGSTGGVPEEYDDCPDIDAMGVNGCEPVTEDEDANALVVNQSHAKLTVVGSMVADNRTRTREVGEREPLDVVFVLDDSGSMGDPAVNEITDGTIELDGGWTPWETPGEASYVDPDDHEYGWAWVPEDTVWEVRYLEPGAMGQDTEYLTEGERADLEKDNSGDNDGVAEIRRVDNSGGEVTVPDGQIWLVTNNQNADEGDAGTGSTQWVRQGETVDTDNWNYVRIYEPGNDPFDERGDAMRTFIGMLNASNGDRVGAIEFTTYTPGWTDTVWQIENGDEFDNANASLSLSSAGGTPMEEAIDDGAAELQDGDNDNKVMVLLTDGIPDGYPSDVVDAARDVDDDIQIQTVGLGGNTDEALLQTIADETGGNYSQVGNSEQLNETFREIAGEVTDQQYNVIEYKDTTVEISINDETVTLSGNANDPTDSTRPSKTINIADTLGVDEEQVEEYVGTMLSAEATTYDCANVSDTGDTQTHDGEEYDEVTCNGTEGTFDQIDNGTSDHEIYVDGDSVPDDSDFDTGWFKQQSFSQVIEEYETDTGTQLVDGDTFDLGENDAVIVVRTNSSNGDTDYVVLHFEAWNEEPWVVNGSDDGSSQVVGDDTYDPNPTDDNSYVIDIDQSTVEIGNESASIVALPADATHAVAAGDGGVRAGGGSPSSMALAADVRARPAA; encoded by the coding sequence ATGTCCTCGACAACCCCCAGGTTCGACCCGTCCGAGCGTCGTGCAGCCTCCGCGATCGTCGGACTGGTGCTTCTTTTCGGCATGGTGCTGATCGGTGCGGGTCTCATCTTGATGGCGAGTATGACGGCGACGGAGGAGGTCCAGCAGCAGAACGAGCTCAACAACGCCGAGCTATCGCTGCAGGAGGCCAGCGTGCGGCTTCGAACGCTCTCCTATCAGGACAGCGACGACGTCGCCTCGTTCGAACTGACCGGGCGTGACTCGGACGACGTCCGGATCGAATCGAACGGGAACCTGACCTTCCAACTGAACGGAGAGGCGGCGTGTACAGCCAGGATGGAACTGGGCTCCATCATCTACCGCAACGACCAGGGCCAGTCCGTCGCCTACCAGGCCGGCGGCGTGTGGCGTGACAGCGGCGACGGTGTGAGCATCGTCTCACCGCCGGACCTGACCTACCAGACGGATCAACTGGACGGGCGGAACGTCAGTAGTCTCGATTTCCCGGTCACCAACGTTCGGGGGAACCTGCAGTCGGCCTCGAACGAGGTGACCGCACGGCAGGTCGACGATGGCGGCCCGGGCTTCGACCAGCAGCTCTGCCTGCCCGTTTCGGAGAACTCGACCATCGACCGGGTCCGCTCGATGACCATCACCGTCTCGAACAACACCTACTACGAGGCCTGGGAGCGGTACCTCGATACCGAGTTCGGGGACCAGGTGCTCGACAAGGAGGTCGACCATACGAACCAGACCCTCAGATACACCGTTCCGCTCGGTCAGGACCTCTCTCCGGACGAGTTCACCGTCGACAATGCGGCGATTCTTGGTGGGTTCTACTCCGGGTCGGCTGCAGGTGAAATCAACTTCAAGAACGGCGGACTCATCGACAGTTACGATGGCAGCCAGGGAACGTACGCCTCTCAGCCGGAGAACTGGGGCGAAGGGAACGTCTACACGAATGGGCGTGTAGATGTTACTTCGGGTGATATCAACGGGACCGTGTACTCCGGTGGCGGCGTCGAACTCAGGGGTAGCTATCGGGTCACTGGAGACGTGTATTTCAATAATTCGACGGGCTCTGGACTCACGACGACCGGCGGTGGAACCATCGGTGGAACCACCGACAACGGAACCCATATCCCGCCGCTTCCGAGCGTCGACGAACGGATCGAAGCCGCCCTGAACACGACGGCGGACGCGAACCACAACAACCGTACCGACGTCATCGAGAACAACCAGACTACTCTTTCGACGGGTGCAACTGAAACGCTCGACTCACCAGGTGTCTACTATCTCGACTCCCTGACTGTCCCCGAGGACGCGACGCTCGTTCTGGATACGAACGACGGCGATATCGTCCTCGCTGTCGAAGGGAACGTCGACGTCGCTCCAGATGCTGAAATCCGAGTGCAGGGCGAAGGCCAAGTCCGGGTGTTCGCTGGTGGCGAGTCCGGTGACCAGCTCAGTCTCGACAGTTCCAAGGTCGGCGTCCACGACGGCACCCAGTACACGAACCGTTCTGACGGCTTCTGGTTCTACTGTAAGTCCGGCTGCAGCGGCGAGTTCCTCGACGACAGCGAGTTCACGGGGGTCGTCTACGGGCCTGGGAACGCGGGTGGTGAGTTCGGAATCGGACGGGATTCCGAGGTGTTCGGTGTGCTTGCGGTCGACAGCATCGACACGACCGCAGGCAACAACGGTGTCGGGAACACGCGTGCCGAACTCCACTTCGACACCAGCGTCCAGACCGCCGAGTTCGATCGCGATGGCGACGGCACGCCCGACAGCGAGGAGGGGAGCACTGGTGGTGTCCCCGAGGAGTACGACGACTGTCCCGACATCGACGCGATGGGCGTCAACGGCTGTGAGCCAGTGACCGAGGACGAGGACGCGAACGCACTCGTCGTCAACCAGTCACACGCGAAGCTGACCGTCGTCGGGTCGATGGTCGCCGACAACCGGACGCGTACGCGGGAGGTCGGCGAGCGCGAGCCGCTGGACGTGGTGTTCGTCCTCGACGACTCCGGGTCGATGGGGGACCCGGCGGTGAACGAGATTACGGACGGGACCATCGAACTCGACGGGGGCTGGACGCCCTGGGAGACCCCCGGGGAGGCGTCCTACGTGGACCCCGACGACCACGAGTACGGGTGGGCCTGGGTCCCGGAGGATACCGTCTGGGAGGTCAGATACCTGGAACCTGGAGCCATGGGCCAGGATACGGAGTACCTCACTGAAGGTGAACGGGCGGACCTGGAGAAGGACAACTCGGGTGACAACGACGGTGTCGCGGAAATCAGGCGCGTCGACAACAGCGGCGGCGAGGTGACCGTCCCGGACGGCCAGATATGGCTCGTGACCAACAACCAGAATGCCGATGAAGGAGATGCCGGCACCGGGAGTACCCAGTGGGTCAGGCAGGGAGAGACGGTCGATACCGACAACTGGAATTACGTGCGGATTTACGAACCCGGGAACGACCCATTCGACGAGCGGGGAGACGCTATGCGGACGTTCATCGGTATGCTGAACGCGTCGAACGGTGACCGGGTCGGTGCCATCGAGTTCACGACCTACACGCCGGGCTGGACGGATACCGTTTGGCAAATCGAGAACGGTGACGAGTTCGACAACGCCAACGCCAGCCTGTCGCTCAGCTCCGCTGGCGGCACGCCGATGGAAGAGGCAATCGATGACGGTGCAGCCGAGCTTCAGGACGGTGACAACGACAACAAGGTCATGGTACTGCTGACCGACGGCATCCCGGACGGGTACCCCTCGGACGTGGTTGATGCAGCTCGGGATGTGGATGATGACATCCAGATCCAGACCGTCGGTCTCGGCGGTAACACCGACGAGGCCCTCCTCCAGACGATTGCGGACGAGACGGGCGGGAACTACTCCCAGGTCGGTAACTCGGAACAGCTCAACGAGACGTTCCGCGAGATTGCAGGAGAGGTGACGGACCAGCAGTACAACGTCATCGAGTACAAGGACACCACAGTCGAGATCAGCATCAACGACGAGACCGTGACCCTGTCCGGGAACGCGAACGACCCGACCGATTCAACCCGGCCGTCGAAGACGATCAACATCGCCGACACGCTCGGCGTGGACGAGGAGCAGGTCGAGGAGTATGTCGGGACGATGCTCTCCGCGGAGGCGACGACGTACGACTGTGCCAACGTCTCCGACACCGGTGACACGCAGACCCACGACGGGGAGGAGTACGACGAGGTGACCTGCAACGGTACCGAGGGGACGTTCGACCAGATAGACAACGGCACGTCCGACCACGAGATCTACGTCGACGGCGATAGCGTACCGGACGACTCCGACTTCGACACTGGCTGGTTCAAGCAACAGAGCTTCAGCCAGGTCATCGAGGAGTACGAGACCGACACCGGGACGCAACTCGTCGACGGCGATACCTTCGACCTCGGCGAGAACGACGCGGTCATCGTCGTCCGGACGAACAGCTCGAACGGCGACACCGACTACGTCGTGCTCCACTTCGAGGCGTGGAACGAGGAGCCGTGGGTGGTCAACGGGAGCGACGACGGCAGCAGCCAGGTCGTCGGCGACGACACGTACGACCCGAACCCGACCGACGACAACAGCTACGTCATCGACATCGACCAGAGCACCGTCGAGATCGGCAACGAGTCCGCCAGCATCGTCGCCCTGCCGGCCGACGCGACCCACGCGGTCGCAGCCGGCGATGGAGGCGTCAGGGCAGGCGGGGGGAGCCCGTCGTCCATGGCCCTCGCGGCCGACGTTCGCGCCCGTCCGGCGGCCTGA
- a CDS encoding geranylgeranylglycerol-phosphate geranylgeranyltransferase produces the protein MTTTQDRLAGLLELTRPVNALVAGLLTFIGAFVAVGANVFDPGAVTNAAAAVAATVLAAAAGNAINDYFDRDIDRINDPDRAIPRGAVTPRGALLWSAVLFVGAAVAAVLLPLFAIAIAAFNLLSLLLYTQFFKGTPGLGNLLVAYLGGSTFLFGGAAVGNAETSATLFALAALSTVSREIIKDVEDIDGDREEGLTTLPVAIGERRSLLVAAGALALAVLASPVPYFAGTFGVVYLVAVLPADAVMAYAAYEGFSDPTASQARLKYGMFLAAGAFIVGRAVVAFG, from the coding sequence ATGACGACGACGCAGGACCGGCTGGCCGGGCTGCTGGAGCTCACGCGCCCGGTCAACGCGCTGGTCGCCGGTCTGTTGACGTTCATCGGTGCGTTCGTCGCGGTCGGTGCGAACGTGTTCGATCCGGGGGCGGTGACGAACGCCGCCGCTGCCGTCGCGGCGACGGTGCTGGCCGCCGCCGCCGGGAACGCGATCAACGACTACTTCGACCGGGATATCGACCGTATCAACGACCCCGACCGTGCCATCCCTCGGGGGGCGGTCACACCACGCGGTGCCCTGCTCTGGAGCGCCGTGCTGTTCGTCGGGGCGGCCGTCGCCGCGGTACTCCTGCCGCTGTTCGCCATCGCCATCGCTGCGTTCAACCTCCTCTCGCTGCTGCTCTACACCCAGTTCTTCAAGGGAACGCCGGGGCTCGGCAACCTGCTCGTGGCGTATCTCGGCGGCAGTACGTTCCTCTTCGGTGGGGCGGCGGTCGGGAACGCCGAGACGTCGGCGACACTGTTCGCCCTGGCGGCGCTCTCGACGGTCAGTCGGGAGATCATCAAGGACGTCGAGGACATCGACGGCGACCGCGAGGAGGGGCTCACGACGCTCCCGGTCGCCATCGGGGAGCGACGGTCGCTACTGGTCGCAGCCGGTGCGCTGGCACTCGCCGTGCTCGCGAGCCCGGTCCCGTACTTCGCGGGGACGTTCGGCGTCGTCTACCTGGTCGCCGTCCTCCCGGCGGACGCCGTGATGGCGTACGCGGCGTACGAGGGCTTCTCGGACCCGACGGCGAGCCAGGCGCGCCTGAAGTACGGGATGTTCCTCGCGGCCGGTGCATTCATCGTCGGCCGGGCCGTCGTTGCATTCGGATAG
- a CDS encoding RAD55 family ATPase, which translates to MYDLADVLPDAELDPGTNLLIAGPPLTGKRRIALDILASGSTQGEGSIVVTTKDSAEKIIEEYADRVDDIDAVDVGVVDCVTKQRGVGNVKDDARIKYASSPVDMTGIGIKLSEFLEEFYEVRGHRKNRIMLHSVSTLLMYSDLQTVFRFLHVFTGRVQSADALGVYVIDSTAHDDQTMNTLKQLFDAVIEVEEDDGGEPTLHTAGIPTR; encoded by the coding sequence ATGTACGACCTTGCTGACGTTCTACCGGATGCGGAACTGGACCCGGGCACGAACCTGCTGATCGCGGGGCCGCCGCTGACGGGGAAACGACGGATTGCACTCGACATACTCGCCAGCGGTTCTACGCAGGGCGAGGGTTCTATCGTAGTGACGACGAAGGACAGCGCGGAGAAGATCATCGAGGAGTACGCCGATCGGGTCGACGACATCGACGCCGTGGACGTCGGGGTCGTCGACTGTGTGACGAAACAGCGTGGCGTCGGGAACGTCAAGGACGACGCCCGCATCAAGTACGCGTCCTCGCCCGTCGACATGACCGGCATCGGTATCAAGCTCTCGGAGTTCCTCGAGGAGTTCTACGAGGTGCGCGGCCATCGGAAGAACCGCATCATGCTTCACTCCGTCTCGACGCTGCTGATGTACTCCGACCTGCAGACCGTGTTCCGCTTCCTCCACGTGTTCACCGGGCGGGTCCAGTCGGCGGACGCCCTCGGCGTCTACGTCATCGACTCGACGGCACACGACGACCAGACGATGAACACGCTGAAGCAGCTGTTCGACGCGGTCATCGAGGTCGAGGAGGACGACGGCGGGGAGCCGACCCTCCACACCGCCGGGATTCCGACCAGGTGA
- a CDS encoding CoA-binding protein, whose protein sequence is MPVKTDTELEQLFDLDTIAVVGCSTTPGKAAHDVPKYMQAQGYDVVPVNPFADEILGERAYDSLDEVDHDVDIVDVFRPSEEIPGIVDDVLERDDVQALWLQLGIADDEAAARAEDAGLLVVQNKCIKVEHSRLRG, encoded by the coding sequence ATGCCGGTCAAGACCGACACGGAGCTGGAGCAGCTGTTCGACCTGGACACCATCGCCGTCGTGGGCTGTTCGACGACGCCGGGGAAGGCTGCGCACGACGTGCCGAAGTACATGCAGGCACAGGGCTACGACGTCGTCCCGGTCAACCCGTTCGCCGACGAAATCCTCGGCGAGCGGGCGTACGACTCCCTCGACGAGGTGGACCACGACGTGGACATCGTCGACGTGTTCCGGCCGTCGGAGGAGATTCCGGGTATCGTCGACGACGTGCTCGAACGCGATGACGTGCAGGCGCTCTGGTTACAGCTCGGCATCGCGGACGACGAGGCCGCCGCCCGGGCGGAGGACGCGGGGCTGCTCGTCGTCCAGAACAAGTGCATCAAGGTCGAACACAGCCGCCTGCGCGGGTAG
- a CDS encoding PLP-dependent cysteine synthase family protein, whose protein sequence is MTTHERPLGSVLDTVGRTPLVEVQAAPDEVSVYAKLESFNPGASVKDRIGKYMLEAMLDRGELEPGGTVIEPTAGNTGIGFALAASQLGVDAVFVVPERFSVEKQQLMRALGAEVINTPTEDGMERAIDRAYELADELDAAVVPQQFGNPLNVEAHYETTAPEIYDALDGEVGAIVAGCGTAGTLMGLAEYGREQDPDTYVAAVEPEGSLYSEFTGAHPEEGEYKIEGIGTHDTDTNELFDPSLVDDVVQVADRAAHTEVSRLASEEGHLVASSAAAASIAAQGVADRIASGEIDAPHDTVVTVFPDSSERYLSKGIYRSFAEWDG, encoded by the coding sequence ATGACGACGCACGAACGGCCACTGGGGTCGGTGCTCGACACCGTCGGCCGGACACCGCTGGTGGAAGTGCAGGCCGCACCCGACGAGGTGTCGGTGTACGCGAAGCTGGAATCGTTCAACCCCGGCGCGAGCGTGAAGGACCGCATCGGGAAGTACATGCTGGAGGCGATGCTCGACCGCGGCGAGCTCGAGCCCGGCGGCACCGTCATCGAGCCCACGGCCGGCAACACGGGCATCGGCTTCGCGCTCGCGGCGAGCCAGCTCGGCGTCGACGCCGTCTTCGTCGTGCCCGAACGCTTCTCCGTCGAGAAACAGCAGCTCATGCGCGCCCTCGGCGCGGAGGTCATCAACACTCCCACCGAGGACGGCATGGAGCGCGCCATCGACCGGGCCTACGAGCTGGCCGACGAGCTCGACGCCGCCGTCGTCCCCCAGCAGTTCGGCAACCCGCTGAACGTCGAGGCGCACTACGAGACGACCGCCCCCGAGATCTACGACGCGCTCGACGGCGAGGTCGGCGCCATCGTCGCGGGCTGCGGTACCGCGGGCACGCTGATGGGTCTCGCGGAGTACGGTCGCGAGCAGGACCCCGACACCTACGTCGCGGCCGTCGAACCCGAGGGCTCGCTCTACAGCGAGTTCACGGGAGCCCACCCCGAGGAGGGCGAGTACAAGATAGAGGGGATCGGCACCCACGACACCGACACGAACGAGCTGTTCGACCCCTCACTCGTCGACGACGTGGTCCAGGTCGCCGACCGCGCGGCCCACACCGAGGTGAGCCGCCTTGCCAGCGAGGAGGGCCACCTCGTCGCCTCCTCGGCCGCCGCCGCGAGCATCGCGGCGCAGGGTGTCGCCGACCGTATCGCGAGCGGCGAGATCGACGCCCCGCACGATACCGTCGTCACGGTCTTCCCGGACTCCTCCGAGCGCTACCTCTCGAAGGGCATCTACCGCTCCTTCGCGGAGTGGGACGGGTAG
- a CDS encoding DUF5798 family protein: MGLGSKAKALQTVADRAEQLYAQLMDVRERLARIEDDIDDSSDRVVRIENELEEQRVILDALAEDAGLDIDRRIAEASITDAEGSEGDDDGGDDTGDDDATVTETESDDTDTAGESPDSDATMDEPTDATTGDE, encoded by the coding sequence ATGGGACTGGGTTCGAAGGCGAAGGCGCTGCAGACCGTCGCCGACCGCGCCGAGCAGCTCTACGCACAGCTGATGGACGTCCGGGAGCGGCTCGCCCGCATCGAGGACGACATCGACGATTCGAGCGACCGCGTCGTCAGGATCGAGAACGAGCTCGAAGAGCAACGGGTCATCCTCGACGCGCTCGCGGAGGACGCCGGGCTGGACATCGACCGGCGCATCGCGGAGGCGTCCATCACCGACGCCGAAGGGTCCGAGGGCGACGACGATGGCGGGGACGACACTGGCGACGACGACGCGACCGTCACCGAGACGGAGTCCGACGACACGGACACCGCCGGAGAATCCCCCGACAGCGACGCGACGATGGACGAACCAACCGACGCGACGACCGGCGACGAGTAA
- a CDS encoding DUF7548 family protein, with the protein MVDVRTPPTVGIAAGIGFVIAVFAPYVALSASGVAALETYYGYGLVAPTYLTLFALVGIIVLAAGRQARTEPDLAAGVALVIGFTATLLTLLWATAVEGSVVSSIGTETWLAYHRWVVLALGAVFTATSLWYADVIGVLRP; encoded by the coding sequence ATGGTAGACGTCCGGACGCCACCGACGGTCGGCATCGCCGCCGGAATCGGGTTCGTCATCGCCGTGTTCGCCCCGTACGTCGCGCTCTCCGCCTCGGGTGTGGCCGCGCTGGAGACGTACTACGGCTACGGACTCGTCGCGCCGACGTACCTGACGCTGTTCGCGCTCGTCGGCATCATCGTGCTCGCCGCGGGCCGGCAGGCCCGGACCGAACCTGATCTCGCCGCCGGTGTCGCGCTCGTCATCGGGTTCACGGCGACGTTGCTGACGCTACTGTGGGCCACCGCGGTCGAGGGGAGCGTGGTCTCGAGCATCGGCACGGAGACGTGGCTCGCCTACCACCGATGGGTCGTCCTCGCCCTCGGCGCGGTGTTCACCGCCACGAGTCTCTGGTACGCGGACGTTATCGGCGTGTTGCGGCCCTGA
- a CDS encoding mechanosensitive ion channel family protein, translating to MSDAFAVLTGLFLQGNGNGYTGVRAVLSDLGVPDGIIGVTAQFTKFVIAFVVVYVVGRVVFLPLANRVMDRRGLDRHAKLPIRKLVHFVVVFAAITVAFGFAEFGNFLTALATIGAAATLAIGFAMQDIIANFVSGVFIFTDKPFRIGDWIEWNGNSGIVEDISLRVTRVRTFDNELLTVPNSQLTSNVVKNPVAKDQLRLQFLFGIGYDDDIDQATDIILEEATAHDGILEDPEPSVRLTELGDSSVGLKSRIWIENPSRADFVKTRGEYVQAVKERFDEEGIDIPYPNRTLGGSLEVDQLAAVPADD from the coding sequence ATGTCCGATGCGTTCGCGGTGCTGACCGGGCTGTTCCTGCAGGGGAACGGCAACGGGTACACGGGTGTCAGGGCCGTCCTCTCCGACCTCGGCGTTCCCGACGGTATCATCGGTGTGACGGCGCAGTTCACGAAGTTCGTCATCGCGTTCGTCGTGGTGTACGTCGTCGGTCGCGTGGTCTTCCTCCCACTGGCGAACCGTGTGATGGACCGCCGTGGGCTGGACCGACACGCGAAGCTGCCCATCCGGAAGCTCGTCCACTTCGTCGTCGTCTTCGCGGCCATCACGGTCGCGTTCGGTTTCGCCGAGTTCGGCAACTTCCTGACCGCGCTGGCGACCATCGGCGCGGCGGCGACGCTCGCCATCGGCTTCGCGATGCAGGACATCATCGCGAACTTCGTCTCCGGCGTGTTCATCTTCACCGACAAGCCGTTCCGCATCGGCGACTGGATCGAGTGGAACGGCAACTCCGGTATCGTGGAGGACATCAGCCTGCGGGTGACCCGCGTCCGCACGTTCGACAACGAGCTGCTGACGGTGCCGAACTCCCAGCTGACGAGCAACGTCGTCAAGAACCCGGTCGCGAAGGACCAGCTGCGTCTGCAGTTCCTCTTCGGCATCGGCTACGACGACGACATCGACCAGGCGACGGACATCATCCTGGAGGAGGCCACCGCGCACGACGGCATCCTCGAGGACCCCGAGCCGTCGGTCCGGCTGACCGAGCTCGGTGACTCCTCGGTCGGCCTGAAGTCGCGCATCTGGATCGAGAACCCCTCGCGCGCGGACTTCGTGAAGACCCGCGGCGAGTACGTCCAGGCGGTCAAGGAGCGGTTCGACGAGGAGGGTATCGACATCCCCTACCCGAACCGCACGCTGGGTGGGTCACTGGAGGTCGACCAGCTCGCGGCCGTCCCGGCCGACGACTGA
- a CDS encoding YhbY family RNA-binding protein yields the protein MSREDLRKQAHDLDVTVWVGKSGIESVTAELEDQLKSSELVKAKFLRAARGGTSTEELAEELAELVDAELIETRGNTAVYH from the coding sequence ATGAGTAGAGAGGACCTTCGGAAGCAGGCACACGACCTCGACGTGACGGTCTGGGTCGGCAAGAGTGGGATCGAGTCGGTGACAGCCGAGCTGGAGGACCAGCTCAAATCGAGCGAACTCGTGAAGGCGAAGTTCCTGCGGGCGGCCCGCGGCGGCACGTCGACTGAGGAACTCGCCGAGGAGCTCGCGGAGCTGGTCGACGCGGAACTGATAGAGACCCGGGGGAACACGGCGGTGTACCACTGA
- a CDS encoding ribonuclease P protein component 4, with protein sequence MSVAAERIERLDCLAREATREGDEDRGRYYVRLARRIAERNRLSLPRRFKRFTCDACDAYLVPGANARVRLQDGHVVVTCDCGAHARYPYG encoded by the coding sequence GCGGCGGAGCGGATCGAACGGCTCGACTGCCTCGCGAGGGAGGCGACCCGCGAGGGCGATGAGGACCGGGGCCGGTACTACGTCCGGCTGGCGAGGCGCATCGCCGAGCGGAACCGGCTCTCGCTCCCCCGGCGGTTCAAGCGCTTCACCTGCGACGCCTGCGACGCGTACCTCGTGCCGGGGGCGAACGCACGGGTGCGCCTGCAGGACGGCCACGTCGTGGTCACCTGCGACTGCGGGGCGCACGCACGGTACCCGTACGGGTAG